The genome window atcagttatattaattgtccatacaacacattttaatgaccATACATGCAGTAATTATCATCAGTTATATTAATTGTccatacaacacattttaatgaccATACATGCAGTATTATCATCAGTTATATTAATTGTccatacaacacattttaatgaccATACATGCAGAAATTATCATCAGTTATATTAATTGTccatacaacacattttaatgaccATACATGCAGTATTATTATCAGTTATATTAATTGTccatacaacacattttaatgacatACATGCAGTAATTATCATCAGTTATATTAATTGTccatacaacacattttaatgaacataCATGCAATAATTATCATCAGTATTTATTAATTGTccatacaacacattttaatgaccatacacatgtagtattattatcagttatattaattgtccatacaacacattttaatgacatACATGCAGTAATTATCATCAGTTATATTAATTGTCCATACAACCATTTTAATGAACATACATGCATATTATTATCAGTTATATTAATTGTccatacaacacattttaatgaacataCATGCAATAATTATCATCAGTTATATTAATTGTCCATACAAcacatttaatttaatatatcgttaacacatacaacacattttaatgacatacataaattaattatatcagttatattaattgtccatacaacacattttaatgaacatacatgcagttattattatcagttatattaattgtccatacaacacattttaatgaacatacatgcagtatattatcatcagttatattaattgtccatacaacacattttaatgaacatacatgcagttattattatcagttatattaattgtccatacaacacattttaatgaacatacatgcagtattatcatcagttatattaattgtccatacaacacattttaatgaacatacatgcagtattatcatcagttatattaattgtccatacaacacattttaatgaacataCATGCAGTTATTATATCAGTTATATTAATTGTccatacaacacattttaatgaacatacatgcagtattattatcagttatatattaattgtccatacaacacattttaatgactACATATTCATGATTAAtataatatcattaatttatattgtccatacaacacattttaatgaacatacatgcagttattatcagttatattaattgtccatacaacacattttaatgacatacatgcattattattatcagttatattaattgtccatacaacacattttaatgaacatacatgcagttattattatcagttatattaattgtccatacaacacattttaatgaccATACATGCAAATTCTTATCAGTTATATTAATTGTccatacaacacattttaatgaacatacatgcagttattattatcagttatattaattgtccatacaacacattttaatgaccATACATGCAGTTATTATTATCAGTTATATTAATTGTccatacaacacattttaatgaacatacatgcagttattattatcagttatattaattgtccatacaacacattttaatgaacatacatgcagttattattatcagttatattaattgtccatacaacacattttaatgaacatacatgcagttattattatcagttatattaattgtccatacaacacattttaatgaacatacatgcagttattattatcagttatattaattgtccatacaacacattttaatgacatACATGCagtattattatcattaattaattgtccatacaacacattttaatgacatACCAGAAATTCTTTTATTATTGTCCATAACACATTTAATGAACATACATGCAGTAATTATTATCAGTTATATTAATTGTccatacaacacattttaatgaccATACATGCAGAAATCTTCATCAGTTATATTAATTGTccatacaacacattttaatgaacatacatgcagttattatcatcagttatattaattgtccatacaacacattttaatgaccatacatgcatttatttttatcagttatattaattgtccatacaacacattttaatgaacatacatgcagttattattatcagttatattaattgtccatacaacacattttaatgaccATACATGAGAAATCTTCATCAGTTATATTAATTGTccatacaacacattttaatgaacatacatgcagttattattatcagttatattaattgtccatacaacacattttaatgaccATACATGAGAAATCTTCATCAGTTATATATTAATTGTccatacaacacattttaatgaacatacatgcagttattattatcagttatattaattgtccatacaacacattttaatgaacatacatgcagttattattatcagttatattaattgtccatacaacacattttaatgaacatacatgcagttattattatcagttatattaattgtccatacaacacattttaatgaacatacatgcagttattattatcagttatattaattgtccatacaacacattttaatgaacatacatgcagttattattatcagttatattaattgtccatacaacacattttaatgaacatacatgcagttattattatcagttatattaattgtccatacaacacattttaatgaccATACATGCAGTATTATTATCAGTTATATTAATTGTccatacaacacattttaatgaacatacatgcagttattattatcagttatattaattgtccatacaacacattttaatgaacatacatgcagttattattatcagttatattaattgtatccatacaacacatttttaatgaacatacatgcagttattattatcagttatattaattgtccatacaacacattttaatgaacatacatgcagttattattatcagttatattaattgtccatacaacacattttaatgaacatacatgcagttattattatcagttatattaattgtccatacaacacattttaatgaccATACATGCAGTTATTATTATCAGTTATATTAATTGTccatacaacacattttaatgaacatacatgcagttattattatcagttatattaattgtccatacaacacattttaatgaacataCATGCAGTAATTATTATCAGTTATATTAATTGTccatacaacacattttaatgaacatacatgcagttattattatcagttatattaattgtccatacaacacattttaatgaccATACATGCAGAAATCTTCATCAGTTATATTAATTGTccatacaacacattttaatgaacatacatgcagttattatcatcagttatattaattgtccatacaacacattttaatgaccATACATGCATTAAATTTTTGCGCTATCATGACATATAGGTTATTAATGTCCATACAACACACATTTTTTAATGAACATACATGCAGTTATTATTATCAGTTATATTAATTGTccatacaacacattttaatgaccATACATGCAGAAATCTTCATCAGTTATTATTAATTGTccatacaacacattttaatgaacataCATGCAGTTATTATTATCAGTTATAGTAATTGTCCatacaacatattttaatgacCATACATGCAGAAATCATCATCAGTTATATTAATTGTccatacaacacattttaatgaacatacatgcagttattattatcagttatattaattgtccatacaacacattttaatgaccATACATGCAGAAATCATCATCAGTTATATTAATTGTccatacaacacattttaatgaacatacatgcagttattattatcagttatattaattgtccatacaacacattttaatgaccATACATGCAGTTATTATTATCAGTTATATTAATTGTccatacaacacattttaatgaacatacatgcagttattattatcagttatattaattgtccatacaacacattttaatgaacatacatgcagttattattatcagttatattaattgtccatacaacacattttaatgaacataCATGCAGTAATTATTATCAGTTATATTAATTGTccatacaacacattttaatgaacatacatgcagttattattatcagttatattaattgtccatacaacacattttaatgaacatacatgcagttattatcatcagttatattaattgaccatacaacacattttaatgaccatacatgtagtattattatcagttatattaattgtccatacaacacattttaatgaatatacatgcagttattattatcagttatattaattgtccatacaacacattttaatgaacataCATGCAGTATTATTATCAGTTATATTAATTGACCATACAACATATTTTGATGACCATACATGCAGAAATCATCATCAGTTATATTAATTGTccatacaacacattttaatgaccATACATGCAGTATTATTATCAGTTATATTTATTGTccatacaacacattttaatgaatatacatgcagttattattatcagttatattaattgaaaaaatgcaaTCACCGCAATTATATTTTAGCGAAGTATAGATTACCGCCAAAATACCTACCTATTCATTACCCCTTTCTACATTACAGGATGTTGTACCCCAATATTACAGAGCATACCAGATGTTTGCAAGAGCCATTTCCAACTTCCATACAAAGGTTCGCTTattcattttacacattttacagatGATCCGACATTTTACAGATGATCCGACATTTCACAGAGATGATCCGACATTTTACAGAAATGATCCGACATTTTACAGAGATGATCCGACATTTCACAGAGATGATCCGACATTTCACAGAGATGATCCGACATTTTACAGAGATGATCCGACATTTCACAGAGATGATCCGACATTTCACAGAATTGATCCGACATTTTACAGAGATGATCCGACATTTCACAGAAATGATCCGACATTTTACAGAGATGATCCGACATTTCACAGAGATGATCCGACATTTCACAGAGATGATCCGACATTTTACAGAGATGATCCGACATTTCACAGAGATGATCCGACATTTCACAGAATTGATCCGACATTTTACAGAGATGATCCGACATTTCACAGAGATGATCCGACATTTTACAGAAATGATCCGACATTTCACAGAGATTAaactactgtaaaccactttattttcaacaaatacCAATTTTCCCGTGATTTcgcgaattcaaatgttttgcaaataattgtataaatggTATGGATGAATGCAAGAATTTTATTAAGAACCCTTGATAGCGAACTCATGTATACTGTGTAACATGAAATCTTCGTTGTGTTGAAATTTTCTCGACCTTTTGATAATCTGATAGATGATGTATAAGTTGAGATGAAATAATAACCCTTGAAATGCTGATAAAGTGTCGCACTTTATGTTTAAGCTTTTTCGTTCTAATCTTTGCGTTTTTATCAATTGATTTCCTATTATAATTCAGAATGAAGTTCGTCTCCAGCCGGGAGATTTGGTTGCTTTCAACAACAGGCGAATGGCACACAGCCGAAATTCATTTTCAGGTGGAAGAGGTGAACGGCATTTGCAGGTAAACCTACAATGTTCTCAACTTTTTAAACTATATTTCAccaaaatttttatttattttgtacttATGTATTCATAGTGGGGAGTCATATTCATAGATCGAAACCGTCTTAACGTGTTGTTGATCGTTTTAGGAACCTTCTATATATTTTCTTGTCATTTCTTTAAAACTGTATGATAGATACTGCTGATGGATTATTCAAAGGTTGATCTAAACCTGATTATCGTTCTGTTTATTCTATATTGAAAATTTTTAATTCGGTCAATTTGATTAACCGAATACTCAAAGATTGTTTCTTTACACACTGACGTCACATTTAAAGAGCTGTTGACTTATGACTACATTTGATTAATGAAGATGATATTCGGAATAATGTTGGCATCGACATTAATCCACCATGaacatcaccaccaccaccatcatcatcaacaccatcatcatcaacaccaccatcataatcatcatcacaCACTGATACAAACGTCTGTATATTTGTACGTTGTAGGGTTGCTATGTAAATATCTGTGAGTATAAAAGTCGTCTGATCAGTCTCACTAAGAAGTACGGTAATGTATCTACAATAAAGCGTGTTGGTAACATGGATTGGATGTAAGACATCAGTGTCACCAAGAAGTATGACGATGTATCTACAATCAAACGTGTTGGTAACATGGATTGGATGGAAGATGTCAGTCACACCAAGAAGTACGGCGATTTATCGACAATCAATCGTGTTGGTAACATGGATTGGATGTAAGACATCAGTCTAACCAAGAAGTATGACGATGTATCTACAATCAAACGTGTTGGTAACATGGATTGGATGTAAGACATCAGTCTAACCAAGAAGTATGACGATTTATCTACAATAAAGCGTGTTGGTAACATGGATTGGATGTAATACATCAGTGTCACCAAGAAGTATGACGATGCATCAATAATAAAACATGTTGGTAACATGGATTGGATGGAAGATGTCAGCCACACCAAGAAGTACGGCGATTTACGTATTGTTAACATGGATTTGATGTCAGACAGCAGCCTAACCAAGAAGTATGACGGTGTATCTACAATAAAACGTGTTGTTAACATGGATTTGATGTAAGACATCAGTGTCACCATGAAGTATGACGATGGATCTACAATCAAACGTGTTGTTAACATGGATTTGATGTAAGACATCATTGTCACCATGAAGTATGACGACGTATCTATAATCAAACGCGTTAGTGATATGAATTTGATGTAAGACATCAGTCTAATCAAGAATCTACATTCAAACATGTTGGTAACATGGActgtatgtaacatatatatcattcttatatatataatacaaatcaTAGGATGTTAACCTAAACGAATAAAGTTTAAAATACGAATCGTAGCCCACTACCACTGTTTGTTTCTACAACAATCACACAAGTTTTAAAATTTGCTTTGTTCATGATATAAACACTGAAAATGAAACGTCAGGATTTCGAAGACTGCGGAACAAAATGGCGAACTATGCTTGATTCTTTTGAAGTGATAAAGATTATCTCGCCAAAGCTcgcaaaaaaaatctttaaattgactcgtttcataaaatttcataggAAACAAAGTCGTTAGAAATCTTCTATTTATGTCCTATTTCTGATAATTAAGAATTTTATTTCTCATCATGATAGAATGAAACCTGTATGGTTTGCAGGGTGATAAATCTGGTCACCCATGCATGAATTGAAAAGAACATGTCCTATTTGATTTGCTATTTTCTCACCTCCCCGTGATCATTAATGGACtgtattttatcaatacattgtacatatctatcaacaaagtagtggttcactCATAGCAAGATAAAGATAGTTTGTACTTGTGACATTAAAATGTccaaattaaaattcattatcttcaaaataagacacaaatccacatatataataattcaatGGGAATAGCGGTTAAATCGTATACATCATTATGTACCTACATAAAAGACTTTGTCAGAAAAATTGAACGTAACAACTGTCTCCATTGCATACAACACTCTGTAATGTCAAACAGCAAACCAAGTACTAAGTACTACTTTCAGTACCGTCCATTATTCCCGACAGTACACCAGAACTCTTTGTGTAAAAATTGCACTTTTTATAGTACAAGAATGATATGATATTTGTTATTACGGTATCTGTATTATAATTTAGTCTATGGCCTTGTATGTAGTATTCCGATCAATGCTGATGTTCGACTTTTTAAACTTTATGAAGTTCTGAATTTTCAACCGTTCCAGATAAAGTATTTCAGATGTGTGTTGTTAGGCTTGCCAGTCAATCTGACATTCTATAAATCATATTATCATTTTACAACCTGTACATTATCTCCCGCTTATGTCACGATTAGTGCGTGGTCTTATCGCGATCAGAACACTTATATAAAGTCTGAAGACAGCAGGAATCCTGTACATTTAGTAGAATTAACACTGACTTGTCACCACAATGTTCTCGGGGATTATACTCGCCATTTTACTTGGCGTTACCATTGCCTACCctaactatcaacaaaatataCCTAACGGCCGACAAGTTCCGAACCCCTGTGCCGGAGTTACTGGACTGTGGCTTGGTGTGGGACATCTCAACCCCCACGGTGCGGGCCCTAGGAACTTATTTGGTCAGGTAAGTATACGCGGTAATGCGGTAAGGAATAAAAGTTATTGTTTGTATACGCGGTACTGCGGTAAGATATTGTAATAAAAGTTAATATTGTTTGCATATTCATAAAACATGTTTCGGACGAGGGATCAAATTTAAACATTGATGTagtttctttttcaaatttgaaagaCATCGTTGGGAACAATAAATTATCACAATCTTGTTTACATTATTCGTTATAAGGAAACTAATGACGTTATCAATGCTAatattttttcgttttttttttaaattgtgttaGAAGATTAAAATGTGTTCGATCTACACTGACAATGGATTTGTTTTAGAAAGACAATACATACTTTTAATAATCCTTCTGTGGAATCATGTATAATTAAAATAGCATAATTTAGATATAATGTTTGATTTGTGTAGGATAAGGGGATACAACTAGTAATAACttcatattaataaatgatatagaaaattgaaaataatattttttgtataatttcaGTTTTAGAGTTGCTTTATCTGAACCTTGTGATTATCGTAAACCGTTGTAAAATGACGTGGGTTAagtaccgtcgattagtcccaatCTCTCTGAATAATTACTAGCAGAACAAAAAGAACGCAGTATCTAAGTTACTACAGTTACAAGATAATTTTCTCTCTTATCCagtaaaataaatagattatagtacatgtactaccaGAAACTGgggaattttattattattgcatTACACATTGTcttcattaaaacaaatttcaaaCTTAGCAAAGAATCATGAAATTTCTTCAGCATTAATTCTGTTCAAGCATTGCTTGCATTTGGCACTGCTGTAAGCCAAAGTCACTActgttacaaaataaatatctctCTTATTGCAaaaatcaaggacgtatatgagactcACTTATAAACCTTGCAAAAATGGAGAGatttattgtcattaaaaaTTGGCTTAAAATGTATTTCAACTATAAGCATGAAGTTTATGAAAGTTTCTTAGCTTTGTCCAACCATTGCTCACATTGTCACTCCTTTTACACCTGTATACTATCTGAGTTTGATATCACTCATGTTATAAGACGAAAAGCTGTCGACTGTAGATTTGCATTTGATGTAATGTCTCTTTTAATGGCCGTTAGAtgtaaaaaaaagtgaaaaaaaagaaatactgAACCCTGGACAATGTAATAAAAGTACGAAGACTTGGCGTCACTGCTGTTATGTGATATGTACATGTCCTTCCTGTCACATAATGGTAAAAAACATCGTTTTGAATATAACCACTTACCAGTTCATCACAAGGTTGtagaattagaaaaataagaggacaatcatattttaaacatattgtCAATTGAGTTGACAAAAGTACAGGTGTAAACTGCATGTATTTGTCACTTCTGTTATCACAAAAATCCCTCTTACAAATTCACGACTGTATTATACAGACATGTGCTTCTATTTGAAGTGTTAAGTATGCGATCAAGGCAATATATCTTTTTTCGCCTCAACATATTTAGTTTTTACAGAACACTTGTAACAGTAGTGACATTTCAAAATGTACCCATGCATATTTAcgtacacatttaaaaaaaaatccagaagTACTTACGACTTTTTTGATTCCATCAACTTCAGTAATGAATATCTTAATTTGATGCATTGTTTGAAATAGTCAGAAATGCTTAGTTTATACAAAATAAGAACAGTAACGGGAGTGACACTAAACAGTGTACCTTATAAGACTCTTACACATGTCATGATATGTGGATAGAAAGGAGgggtttgcaaaaaaaaaaaaaaaaaatcgcgaTTTCAAGTCAATTCTCCttacatgaaaattgcgtgatcGCAAACCccgttgtttaaatattttataataacatCTTTCTATCTCTTTGGTAGGGATAATGAAGTGACCGAATGATGCCAAAAAAAACGTACATGTAGTTTACAAGTTGTCTTCGATCTATTCAAAccagaaaagaaataaagttgatGCCTTGCTAGTTTGTGCAAAGCCCGTTTTCTTTGGTCAGGACTTCGCTTCCTCTGGCCACAGCTGGACACACGACTTGTGTATGGCGGACTCGGATGGGGACGGCAGATCGAATGGAGTCGAATTAGGAGATCCAAGCTGTACTTGGAAACCTGGCCAAGCTCCATCACTTAAAGCTACGGGCCATCCAGGTATACACAAACacatgttttaaattaaaaaaaaaaagataattgttAATATACTTTGTTTATCTAAATGTTGACacacatttatttaaaaatgttcGTTGTACTAATACTTTGTTTTAAACATCACTGATTGGTCGCGTACTGTATTTAAAAATTCTTCTTATGCTGTGTAATCTTGTGGAAGCGATATCAATGGCGGTGGCGTGAACTGTACGTGAAGTCTTTCTGGGGTCATCATGATAGTACGTTAAGTGGATTCGAGATCTTTCTATGATTAGTAGTCATCGTGGGAAATACAACAGGTAGCTGTCTTATTAATAGTTCAGTGATACATGTAAGTTGTGCACAACATGTTTATTCCCATAACAAGCTTTTGTAGAAGGTTAAGAAACACTCTCGTTTGTATCATCGACAATATATGTAGGTGTTCTAAGTTAGCGTCATCTCCTATAAGGAATGTCTAATCTTTATTTAAGTTTATTCACTTTTCTTGTTTCTTTACAGGAATCTGCGAGCCTATGAATGATCTAAAGTGTCAATCTGTCAATGCTAATATTGCTTGTTCATAAAATACTGTATTAAATCTTTTATATTATTGATCAATTGTTTCGTTTGATCTGTTCATATTCAAGAGGAAATACACTAATtaaatatgcacaacaagagccctaagGGAACCGacagatgaaatttgagacagatgccttcagtactttaaaaaaaaaataacggtAATAAAAATCAACTATCaaatttcaagatggtggcctgtcgaccatcttgttgagcgatcggtcctaaaatgcaatatgcacaactcgggtcctaggggaacctgcatataaaacaatttgagacacatcccttcagtactttctgagaaatagtggtaaaaaaCTTCAGTTATCGAagtccaagatggtggcctatCGGCCATACTGTTGACCAATctcaaaatccaatatgcacaactagaacccaaggggaacctacagaTTAAATTTGTAACAAGATACTTTcagcattttttgaaaaataacggtaacaaactttaactatcaaaatcaaagatggcagcatatcggccatcttgttgaccgatcggtccaaaatgcaatatacacaacaagagaccaaggggaacctacagatgaaatttcagaaagatcgctttagtaatttctgagaaatagcggttacaaactttaactatcaaaatccaagatggcggtctgtcggccatcttgttgaccgattgtccaaaaatgcaatatacacaaatagagccctagggaacctacagttgaaatttgagaacgatcccttcagtactttttcaaaaataacGGTAAGAAAATTCAACTATCACATTTCAAGATGGTGGcatgtcagccatcttgttgagcgatcggtcccaaaatgcaatatgcacaactttggccctagggaaacctgcatATAAAAAATTTGAGacacatcccttcagtactctccgagaaatagtggtaacaaacttcagctatcaaaatccaagatggcggcatattggccatcttgttgaccaatctcAAAATcgaatatgcacaactagaacccaaggggaacctacagaTTAAATTTGTAACAGATACTTTcagcattttttgaaaaataacggTAAcgaactttaactatcaaaatccaagatggcagcatgtcggccatcttgttgaccgattggtccaaaatgcaatatacacaacaagagaccaaggggaacctacagatgaaatttgagaaagatcgctttagtaatttctgagaaata of Argopecten irradians isolate NY chromosome 7, Ai_NY, whole genome shotgun sequence contains these proteins:
- the LOC138327490 gene encoding temptin-like encodes the protein MFSGIILAILLGVTIAYPNYQQNIPNGRQVPNPCAGVTGLWLGVGHLNPHGAGPRNLFGQDFASSGHSWTHDLCMADSDGDGRSNGVELGDPSCTWKPGQAPSLKATGHPGICEPMNDLKCQSVNANIACS